One window from the genome of Plasmodium relictum strain SGS1 genome assembly, chromosome: 12 encodes:
- a CDS encoding cytidine and deoxycytidylate deaminase, putative: protein MTELSEKEATYFLNIALSEAEKSLHIELKEMPIFCLLINEEKKIISSSYNQTNESKNGCRHCELIAIDKYIYDENYEQTKNLNFIKCFNNKDNHIEDSIFNYLNKSNRDKEIKDIKINCKYEENNRKEHEEKNINEVHNENNKNEKYSENYEITLNIDKKKNDIKEKLENLKKCCIVVTCEPCIMCVYALKLIGIKNIYFCCLNERFGGCGSVLSLHKMYKELNVHFIKNECTEKSISLMKYFYKAGNPLAPKEKRRRALI from the exons ATGACTGAATTAAGTGAAAAAGAAGCaacttattttttgaatatagCATTAAGTGAA GCCGAAAAAAGTTTACATATAGAATTAAAGGAAATGCctatattttgtttattaataaatgaggaaaagaaaattatatcaaGTTCATATAATCAAACGAATGAATCAAAAAATGGATGTAGACATTGTGAATTGATTGCAatagataaatatatttatgatgAAAATTATGAGCAGACGAAAAATTTGAATTTCATTAAATGCTTTAACAATAAAGATAATCATATAGAGGATTCTATATTCaattatttgaataaatcaaatagagataaagaaataaaagatataaaaataaattgtaaATATGAAGAAAACAATAGAAAAGAacatgaagaaaaaaatattaatgaagtacataatgaaaataacaaaaatgaaaaatatagtgaaaattatgaaattactttaaatattgataaaaaaaaaaatgatattaaagaaaaactaGAAAATCTTAAAAAGTGCTGTATTGTTGTAACATGTGAACCATGTATTATGTGTGTTTATGCACTAAAATTAAtag gaataaaaaatatttatttctgCTGTTTAAACGAACGCTTTGGTGGATGTGGTTCTGTACTTTCTTTACATAAAAT GTATAAAGAGCTTAATGtgcattttataaaaaatgaatgtacagaaaaaagtattagtcttatgaaatatttttataaagctGGAAACCCATTAg caccaaaagaaaaaagaagaagagcattaatataa